In the Hyalangium gracile genome, one interval contains:
- a CDS encoding transposase, whose amino-acid sequence MTRFPRLLMTTNKEVMAQVLEQPAARQRYARRSHLVEPVFAELKERQGLKRFHRRGLRGARLEFSLHCLAFNLKRAGPAVVVVWLGCRSPSGGVLWLGLLAIGFF is encoded by the coding sequence ATGACCAGATTTCCGCGCCTTTTGATGACCACCAACAAAGAGGTCATGGCCCAGGTGCTGGAGCAGCCCGCGGCACGCCAACGCTACGCCCGGCGCAGCCACCTGGTGGAGCCGGTGTTCGCCGAACTCAAGGAGCGCCAGGGCCTCAAACGCTTCCACCGCAGAGGCTTGCGCGGCGCACGGCTCGAATTCTCCCTGCACTGCCTGGCCTTCAACCTCAAGCGGGCCGGCCCCGCCGTTGTTGTTGTTTGGCTGGGCTGCCGCTCCCCGTCCGGCGGCGTGCTCTGGCTCGGCCTGCTCGCTATCGGCTTCTTCTAG